The Selenomonadales bacterium genome contains a region encoding:
- a CDS encoding shikimate kinase: MKNIVLLGFMGSGKSSVGRILSKRLQRPFIDTDHKIEKDHGKKIPEIFAECGEEGFRKIEQDTIAEVSRMEGAIISTGGGSVLRKANVDALRKNGILITLTASPEVIIERVSRKKNRPLLNRPDRDEFIHKLMEERKPFYNVADLILDTSGNELHDVTRRIIGYLLRRGELK; encoded by the coding sequence ATGAAGAATATCGTATTGTTAGGATTTATGGGATCGGGCAAAAGCAGTGTCGGCAGAATACTCAGCAAGCGTCTGCAACGACCGTTCATTGATACCGACCATAAAATAGAAAAAGATCATGGTAAAAAGATTCCCGAAATCTTTGCTGAATGCGGTGAAGAAGGATTTCGCAAGATCGAACAAGATACGATCGCGGAAGTCAGTCGCATGGAAGGTGCTATCATTTCAACAGGCGGCGGCAGTGTTCTCAGAAAAGCGAATGTTGATGCACTTCGAAAAAACGGTATTCTGATTACGCTGACGGCTTCTCCTGAAGTTATCATTGAGCGTGTCAGCCGTAAGAAAAACAGACCGCTTCTCAATCGCCCCGACCGCGATGAATTTATCCATAAGTTGATGGAAGAGAGAAAACCATTTTATAATGTGGCCGATCTGATCCTTGATACGTCCGGTAATGAGCTTCATGACGTTACACGTAGAATTATCGGCTATTTATTAAGACGAGGTGAGCTGAAATGA